Within Amycolatopsis sp. FDAARGOS 1241, the genomic segment TCACCGATGCCGCGGCCAACCTCGTGACCGCGACGGCGCTGCTCCGCGACCTGGTCGGCGCCGCACCGGGGGAGCGGGAGCTGATGGCGAAGCGCCTGCACGAGGTCGAGCACCAGGGCGACGAGCTGACCCACACGATCATGGTGGAGCTCAACAGCTCCTTCGTCACGCCCTTCGACCGCGAGGACATCCAGGCGCTTGCCGCGAAGATCGACGACGTCCTCGACTTCATGGACACCGCCGCCGACCTGTCGGTGCTCTACCGAGTGGACGCGTTCCCGCCCGGCACCGAGACGCTCGTGCGCGTGCTGTGCCGCTGCTCCGAGCTGACCGCGGCGGCCATGCCGGGCCTCGCGAAGGTCGGGGAACTGGAACCGTACTGGATCGAGATCAACGAGCTGGAGAACGAGGCCGACCGCGTCTACCGCCGTATCCTCGCGCAGCTGTTCGAACCCGGCGCGGACGCGCTGGAGGTGCTGAAGACGAAGGAAGTCGTCGAGCAGTTCGAACTCGCGGCCGACGCCTTCGAGCACGTGGCCGACGCGGTGCAGACGATCGCGGTCAAGGAGTCGTAGTGACGGGCACGGCCGCGCTCGTCACGGTCGTCGTGCTGACCCTGTTCTTCGACTACACCAACGGGTTCCACGACGCGGCGAATGCCATCGCCGGCGCGGTGTCCACGCGTGCGCTGACCCTGCGGACCGCGCTCGCGCTCGCCGCGGTCATGAACGTCGCCGGGGCGTTGCTGTCCACCGGCGTCGCGGCGACCGTCGCGAAAGGAGTGATCGACGTCCCGGCGGGGCCACATGCGCTCTCCGTGGTCTTCGCCGCGCTGGCCGGGGCCATCACGTGGAACCTGATCACGTGGTACTTCGGCCTGCCTTCGTCTTCCTCGCACTCGCTGATCGGCGGCATGGTCGGCGCGGCGCTGGCGGCGGCGAGCACCGTGCACTGGACCGGCATCGTCGAGAAGGTGCTCGTGCCGATGGTCGCCTCACCGCTGCTCGGCCTGGGTCTCGGCTACGTCGCGATGGTCGGCGCGCTGTGGCTGCTGCGGCGCGCGAACCCGCACCGCAGTGGCCGGGTGTTCCGCCGCTGCCAGATCCTCTCGGCGTCGGCCCTCGCGCTGGGCCACGGGCTGCAGGACGCCCAGAAGGGCATGGGGATCATCGTGCTCGCGCTGGTCGCCGCCGGGCGGCAGACGAGCTTCGCCGTGCCGCTGTGGGTCACGTTGCTGTGCGCCGGCGCGCTGTCGCTGGGCACGTACTCGGGCGGGCTGCGGATCATGCGCACGCTCGGGCGCCGCGTGTTCCCGCTCGACCCGCCGCACGGGTTCGTCGCCGAGTCGGTGGCCTCTTCCGTGCTGTACGTGACGGCGTTCGCGGTGAAGGCCCCGATCTCGACCACGCACGTGATCACCGCGGCGATCATGGGCGTGGGTGCGACCCGCCGGCTGTCGGCGGTGCGCTGGGGCATCGCTCGCGACATCGTGCTCGGCTGGGTGCTCACGTTCCCCGCGGCGGCCGCGGTGTCCGCGGTGGTCTACTTCGTGGTGAACGCGGTGAGCTGAGCCCTCAGCAGTCGTCGGGTGAGCGCCGGCGCAGGATGAGCCGCAGCACGATGATCAGCCCGAGCACGCCGGCGAACACCGGGAACGGGTTGGCTCGCACGGTGTCGGCGCCGTGGCGGAACTTCGCCGCCGCGGGCTCGCCGACCACGCCGCCGACCTTGGCCTCGGCCTGGTCGAGCCGTGCGTCGATGCCGCGGGTGATCTTCGGGCGCACGTCGAGCTTCTGCTCGAGCGTGTCGAGAGTCTGGGCCAGCTCGGCCCGCGTCGCGTCGCGGTCGATGCGGACTTCCTCCGGCGTCTCCGGGAACTCGCGGTTCACGAGCGCACCTCCTGCCGCACGACCTCGACGTCCTCGCGGACGCCCTCGATGGCTTCCTCCGGCATCGGCGGGCTGCCGCGCTTGAGCTGCGTGCGCCCCACCAGCGCCGTCAGCCCGGCCAGCACGAACAGCACCCCGGCGACGACGAGCGCGGCCGCCCAGCCAGGCAGCACCAGGGCGAGTGCCATGATCGCAGCGGCCACGACCGCACCGCCACCGAACAGCGCGACCAGCCCTGCCGCGCCGAACAGTCCGGCGCCAACCCCCATCCGGGTGCTCTTCTTGCGCACCTCGAACACGGCGAGGCGGACCTCGTCGCGCACCAAGCGCTTGATCTGTTCGGTCAGGTCGGACACCAGCTCCCCGAACGACCGCTCCTCCGGCGGCTTCGCGGGCACTTCCTCGATCACCACACACCTCCAAGGTCGCAGGATCGCCTTGAGACCCCGGGTTCCCGCTGTGCTCGCAGCTCAACCCGACGTCGAACGGTTCGTTTCGAGGGCCGTCCACACGCCGTCGAGGTCGTCGTAGCGCGCCTCGGCGGCGAGTGCGCCGAGCGGGCCCAGCACGTCGTCGCCCGCGCCGGCGGCGGTGGCCTGCCGCAGCAGCTCCGCGCGGCCGCACGGGTAGCGGACACCGGCAAGGTGCCGCGAGAGCGTGTCGTGGTCCGGAAAGGACATTCGCGCCTCCTCGGTTCGTCGCGCTTCCCGGGTACCCGCCGCGGCGCGGGTTCACCCGGGGACGTCACCGCGGCCGAGGGGCACGTGGTCGCCCCGCGCTTCGATCCGCCGCATCAACGGTTGGGCGAGGATCCCGTGCACCAAAACCGAAAGCGCGACGGCCAGCGCGCCGACGCGCCAGAGCGACGCCCGCCCGGGCACGGGGACCGCGTGCAGCGCGTGGGCCAGGTAGTAGAGCGTGCCGATGCCGCGGACCCCGAAGAACGCGATGCCGGACGCGGCCCGGCCCCGCGCGGCCGAGCGGATGAGCGAAACCAGCCCGGTCAGCGGCCGGACGAGGAACACGACGGTGAACACGAGCAGGATCTCGGTGACCGTGAGCCCCCGCAGTAGCCCGTCGCCGAGCGCGAGACCGAGGCCGAGCAGGGCCACGGCGACGAAGAGGCGCTCGAGCTGGCGGCCGAAGGAGTGCAGCACGTCGTGGTAGCGGTGGGACCGTTCCCGGTTCCGCACGGTGACGGCGGCGGTGAACACGGCGAGGAAGCCGTTGCCGTGCACCAGCTCGGCCAGCGCGTAGGGGAGGAAGGCCAGCGCGAGCAGCACGAGCCCATCGGCGTACTCGGCGAGCCGCACCCGCGACGAGGGGGTGCGGAACATCGTCCACGCGAGCAGCCGGCCGGTGCCGAGGCCGGCGAGGACACCGACGGGCAGCGGCAGCAGCACGTCGGTGAGCACCCAGGCACCGCCGTGCGGTTGTCCTGCGAGGCTGAGGGCGACCACGACGAACGGCATGGCCAGCCCGTCGTTGAGCCCGGCTTCCGTGGTGAGGGTGAACCGGACCTCGTTGTCGCGCGCGAGTTCCGGCCCGGCGCCGGGCGCGGGCACGCCGACGTCGCCCGCGAGCACCGGGTCCGTCGGGGCGAGCACGGATCCCAGCAGCAGCGCGGCCGCGGGTGCCAGACCCAGCCACCACCACCCGAGCAGAGCCACGGCGGCGATCGCGAGCGGCATGGCCAGGGCCAGCAGCCGCCACGTCGACAGCCAGCGCCGCGGGCCGAAGGGGCGGTCGACCGACAGCCCGGCCCCGGCCAGCGCGACGAGGATGCCGAGCTGCGCGAACGATTCGACACCCGCGAGGTGCGCAGCGGGATCGGCCCAGCCGTCGCCGTACGGTGCGGGCAGCGGCGCGATCCCCAGCAGCACGCCGGCGACGAGCATCACCAGCGGCGCCGAGAACGGCCGGTCGGCCACCAGCTTCGGCAGCACCGCCGCGGCGAGCGCGAGCAACCCGGCGACACCGAGCAGGACCGTCAGCGCCGACACGGCGGGGGCCAGGTCACGCGGAGACCGTCGTGGCGAACCTCAGACCGTCGGTCCCGCCCTCGCCGGCGTCGACCCGCACGGTGCTGCCGGGCCGCAGGTCACCGGAGAGCAGCATCGTGGACAACGGGTTGTCGACGTGGCGCTGGATCGCGCGCCGCAGCGGCCGGGCACCGAATTGCGGTTCGTAGCCCAGCTCGCTGATCCGGCGCACCGCTTCGGGCGTGAACTCCACCGTCACGTCCTGGGCCTGCGCCCGCCGTTTCGGGCGGTCCAGCAGCAGGCTCGTGATGCGGTCCAGCTGGCCGGCCTCGAGCTTGCGGAACACGATGATGTCGTCGATCCGGTCGAGGAACTCGCGCCGGAACGACTCGCGCAGCCGCCGCATCAGGCGCTCACGCAGCCCGTCCCCGCTGCCGCTCGCGCCTTCGCCGGACGGGCGCACGAACCCGAGCGCGCCCTCGGTCGCGCTGCCGACCAGGTCCGAGCCGAGGTTGCTCGTCATGATCAGCACGGTGTCGGCGAACGAAACGGTGCGGCCTCGCCCGTCGGTGAGGCGGCCGTCGTCGAGCACCTGCAGCAGCACGTTGAACAGGTCCGGGTGCGCCTTCTCGAGCTCGTCGAGCAGCACCACCGAATACGGGCGCCGGCGGACGGCCTCGGTCAGCTGGCCGGCGTCGGAGTAGCCCACGTACCCCGGCGGCGCCCCGATCAGCCTGCTCACCGTGTGGGCCTCGCCGTACTCGCTCATGTCGATGCGGACCATGCTGTCCTCGTCGCCGAAGAGCGCTTCGGCGAGCGCGCGGGCCAGCTCGGTCTTGCCGACGCCGGTCGGGCCGAGGAACAGGAAGCTGCCGAACGGCCGTCCCGGCTCGGCCGTCCCGGCTCGGCCAGCCCGGCCCGGGAGCGCCGCACGGCCTCGGCGAGCGCGCGCACCGCGTCGTCCTGGCCGATGACGCGGCCGTGGAGGTGTTCTTCGAGGTTCAGCAGCCGTTCCCGTTCGCGTTCGGACTCGGTGAGCCGGGTCGCGGGGATCCCGGTGAGGCGCGAGACGACCTCGGCCGCCTCGGCTTCGGTGACCTCCTCGGTGCCCGCTTCGCCGCGGCGTTCGTCGAGCTGCCGCCGCAGCTCGGCGGCGCGGTCGCGCAACTGCGACGCCCGTTCGAAGTCCTCGGCGGCGACGGCCTGGTCCTTCTCCCGCTGCAGCTCGTCGAACCGGGCCTGCAGCTCGCGTTCGCCGTCGGGCCGGGTCCGGGTCCGCAGCCGCACGCGCGCCCCGGCCTGGTCGACGAGGTCGATCGCCTTGTCGGGCAGGTGCCGTTCGGTGAGGTAGCGGTCGGACAGGTCGACGGCCGCGAAGAGCGCTTCGTCGGTGTAGCGCTCCTGGTGGTGGGTTTCGTAGCGGTCACGCAGACCGGGCAGGATGGCCGGCGCGTCGTCGGTCGGCGGTTCCGGCACGAGGATGGGCTGGAACCGCCGCTCGAACGCGGGATCGGTCTCGATGCCCGTGCGGTACTCGGCCAAAGTGGTCGCGCCGACGATGTGCAGCTCGCCGCGGGCCAGCGCGGGTTTGAGCATGTTCCCCGCACCCTGGTTGCCCTCGCCGCCGGCGCCGACGATCGTGTGCAGCTCGTCGACGAACACGATCAGGTGATCGCTGCGCTCGCGGATCTCGGTCAGCAGCGCGGAAATCCGCTCCTCGAAGTCTCCGCGGTAGCGCGTGCCGGCAACCATCGCGGTCACGTCGAGCTGGACGACGTGACGGCCGCTGAGCACATCGGGCACGTCGTCGTCGGCGAGCCGCTGGGCCAGGCCCTCGACGATGGCTGTCTTGCCGACGCCGGCCTCACCGATCAGGACGGGGTTGTTCTTGGTGCGCCTCGACAGCACCTCGATCGTCTGCTCGATCTCGTCGTCGCGGCCGATCACGGGGTCGATGCGGCCTTCGCCCGCGCGCAGTGTGAGGTCCTCGCCGTAGCGGTCGAGAGCGGGGTGTCGATGGCGGCGGGCCGGTCACCCACGCGCTCGGTGCCGGCGGACCGGAGCCGTTCGGGCGTCACGCCCTGCTCGCTCAGCAGGCGCCCCGCCGCGGATTCGCCGTTCGCGGCCAGCGCGAGCAGCAGGTGCTCGGGGCCGATGAACGAGGAGCCGAGGCCGCGCGCGATCCGGTGGGCGTCGAGCAGCGTCCACTTCGCCGCGGGCGCGAGCCGCGCGGGTGCCGTGCCCGCGGACCCGGCCTCCCGGCGGCTTCGCTCGAGCACCTGCGAAAGACGCCGGACGTCGACGCCGGCGCGCTGCAGCAGCTGTGCGGTCGACGCCGACCGGGTGGCCGCCCACAGGAGGTGCTCGGTGTCCACGTGCGGGTGGCCCGTGTCCAGGGCGAGTCCCGCGGCTTCGGCCACCAGCTTGCGGGCCGGGTCGCTCAGCAACTGCGTCACGTCGACCGACGAGGGCCGCCGGCCCGGCGCCGTCTGGCCGAAGAATTGGGCGAGGAACTGGTCGAACGGGCTGTCCCCCGGACCGCGGGGGAAGAAACCGGTCATCGTCGTCACCGTTGTCGTCGGGGATTGGTCCGGGCCACCCGGGCCCATGTCCTGCACCTACCCGCTGCGGCACCGGGCAAACGTGTGTTTCGGTCGGGCGCAGGCGGGTAGGCCGCCACGACGAGAAGATCGGGAGGAGCGAGCGTGAAGGCAGTTGGGTGGCACCACGTGGGCGACATCCGGCTCGACGAAGTGCCCGATCCGAAGATCCTCGAACCGAGCGACCCGACCGTGCGCATCACCCGCAGCGCGATCTGCGGCACCGACCTGCACCTGGTCCGCGGCGCGGTGCCGGGGATGCGGCCCGGTGGACGGCTGCAGGCCGAGTACGCCCGCGTGCCGTTCGCGATGACGACGCTGGTGCGCATCCCCGACGCGGTGTCGGACGACCGGGCGATCCTGCTGGCGGACATCTTTCCGACGGCGTGGTTCGGCGCCCGGCTCGCCGAGGTGTCGCGCGGGGGTCGCCTCGGGGCCACCGAAGAAGCACGTGCCCGCGGCGGGGCCATGGGGGTTCGCGCGGTCGCACTGCGCGTAGTACCCGGCGCGGCGGTACGAGTACGTGCCACAGCCGATGGTCGACGGGATCACCACGCGGTCGCCCGGCGAAAAGCCGCGCACGCGGGTCCGACGTCCTCGACCACGCCGACGGCTTCGTGGCCGAGGAGCGTGCCTTCGACGGCGTGCTCGTGCTCGGTGCCGGCGTGGTGGGCCAGTTCGCGATCGCGTCGGCCAAGCGCCAGGGCGCCGGCCGCGTGTTCGCCCTCGACCGGATCGCGTCCCGGCTGGAGCACGCACGCGCGCAGAACGCCGAAACCGTGAACTTCGACGACGAGGACCCGGTGGCGGTGATCGGCGAGCTCACCGGGGGGATCGGCGTGGACCGCGTGATCGACGCGGTGGGGGGCGACGCGGAAAGCCCGACGACCGGCTCGCCCCCACCGGCGGACTGGACGCCCGGCGGCGCGCCCGCGCAGGCCGCGCGCTGGGCCGTGGGCGCCGTCGCGAAGGCCGGCAGCATCGGCGTGATCGGCGTCTACCCGCCGGGCTTCGACGAGTTCCCGTTCGGGTTGGCCATGAACAAGAACCTGACTCTGCACATGGGCAACTGCAACCACCGCCGCTACCTGCCGGACCTGCTGGAACTCGTCCACTCCGGCGTCGTCGACCCGCTGAGGTTCATCACGCAGCACGAGAAGCCGACGGCCGCGATCGAGGCGTGCGAGACCTTCGACCGCCGCGAGGAAGGTTGGCTGAAGACGGTGCTGGACGTCGCCTGAGCCCCGCTCGACGGGCGGCCGGCGCGAGGGCCGGCCGCCTGCCCGCAACTCGCGGTTCCGCTTTCAGGCTACGGGGTTCAGGACGCTCGTTCAGGACGCTCGTTCAGGACAGAGTGGCCGGTTCGCGAGCGACCGAGTAGATCGCGTACGCCGACCGCAGCACCGGCTGCGCGACGTTGCGCACGCGCACCCCGCCGGGGGTCACGCCCTGTTCGGTGCCGAAGTGGGCGTGGCCGTGGAGCGCGAGGTCGGCGCCGACCTCGTCGATCGGTTCGCACAACAGGTACGAGCCGAGGAACGGGTGGATCTCCGGCGGTTCCCCGTGGAGCGTGCCCGGGATGGGGGAGTAGTGCGTCAGCGCGACGACGACGTCCGTCCGGAGACTCACCAACGCCTCGCGGAGGCGGGCGGCGGAGTCCATCGTGTGCTCGACGAAGTCCTTCATCTCGCGTTCCCCGAAGTGGCTCGCGCACTTGCCGGCGAACCCGCCCCCGAAGCCCTTCACCCCGGCTACACCCAGTGTGCCGCCGGGCAGGTCGAAGGTCGCCGCGTCGCCTTCGAGCACGGTGATGCCCGCCTCGGCGAGCAGGGCGGCCACGACGTCCTGGCGGTCGCTGTGGTGGTCGTGGTTGCCGAGCACAGCGGCGACGGGCACGGGCAGCCCGGCGAACTCCTCGGCGGCCACCTGGGCCTCCGCGAGGCTGCCGTGGCGCGTGAGGTCACCCGCCAGCAGCAGCACGTCCGCGTGCCCGGCGAGCCGGTCCAGCGCTGGGCGCAGCAGGCCGCGTGAGTCCTCGCCCAGGTGCACATCTCCGACGGCGGCGATCCTCATCGGCCCATCTCCTCGGCGTGGGCGGGCTCGCGGACCTCCGCCACCCGCACGTCGTTGTGCACCAGCTCGCCTGTGAGGTGCTCGGCGACGACCCGGGCCAGCTCGTCGCGCCGGGACGCGCAGGTGACCTCGCCGGTGAGGTGCACGTGGTCCCCGCGCACCGTCACGTGCACGCCCAGCTCGGCGGTCCGGGGGTCTTCGGCCAGTGCCCGGCTGAGCCGGGCCACGAGGTACTGCGGTGGTTCGTTCATCGGTTCGTCCTCTCCGTCGATCACGGACAACGCGGCGAGCAGTGACAGGAACGCCCGCGCGTACGGCGAGGCGGCCGTCTGCGCCGCGACCGAATGCCAGTCCACCTGCTCCCGCAGGTCCCGCGCGATCCCGAGCACCGGCGCGAAGTCGCAGTGGTGCGCGTCGAGCACGAGGATCTTGTGCACCAGCAGGTCCGTCGCGGACACGACCGGTGCCTCCGTCGGGCCGATCCGCATGGGCGTGGCCCGGTCGAGCAGCTCGTCGGTCACCGGCCACTGGTTGGGCCGGAAGACGAGGTCGACGAGCCGGTCGCCGTCGTAGGCCTTGGTCAGCCAGTCCTCGGGCGGGTGCACTGGGCGCATCCCGGCCCCGGCGAGCGCCGCTTGCGCCCGCGGGGCGTCTTCCTCCCGCAGGAACAGATCCACGTCGTGGTCCGAGGGTGGGCCGCCGCGCGCGTAGACGGCCAGCCCGCCGGCCACGGCGTACCGGATCCCGGTCGGTGCCAGTGCGGTCACGACCCGGGTCAGGCTCTGCAAGAGCGCTTCGACATCCACGGTCAGGGCCGTTGCCCGACGCCGGATCCGAGCTCGCTCGCCCGGGTGTTTTCACCGGCGAGCTGCGGGGTTCCTCCGCCACTGCCTTCGCGCAGGCCGCGCAGGAATTCGCCGAGGGTTTCGGCCGCCGAGTGCACCGGGCGCCAGTCCAGTTCGGATCGCGCGCGCGTCGTGTCCATCAGCGGCAGCCGCAGCACGGTGTCGAACAAGCCGGGAGTCGCGGGCACGAGGTGCAGCCGCCACGCGGCGGCCAGCGCGGGCCGGACGAGCCACGACGGCACCGGCACGAGGCGGGCATCGAGCAGGCTCGCGAGGAAAGCGGGGTCGACGACGTCGTCCGTTGCGATGTTGAACGCGCCGGAGACCGGGCGCAGCACGCACCGCCGGACGGCATCGGCGAGGTCGTCGCTGTGCACGACCTGGAAGCGCAGCCCCGGCACGTCCGGCACCACCGGCACGAGGCTCGGCCGCAGCAATGAGCCGGGCACGAACGGTCCCGCGAACAACCGCCGCTGTTCCGGTGAGGCCGAGCGCTGGAACACGAAGCCCGGCCGCACGCGGACGGCGCGCAGCCCGGGGTGCTCGCGCTCGAACGCGTCGAGACACCGCTCCACGTAGGCCTTTTCGCGCGGGTACGCCGCGGCGGGCCAGCCGTGCGTGGGCCAGTCTTCGGCGACCCGCCGGTCACCCTCACCGGGCGAGTAGGCGCCTACCGAAGACGCGTACACGAGCGTGGGAACTCCGGCTTCGGCCGCGGCCTCGAAGACCCGCAGCGAACCGTGCACGTTGGCTTCCCAGGTGAGGTCCGGGCGGTGCGTGGGCTGGAAGAGCCACGCGAGGTGCACCACGGCGTCGGCGCCGCGCAGCGCGAGCGTGAGATCGTCGCGGGTCACATCGAGCGGCACGTATTCGGTCTTGGGCGGCGGGTGCGCCGCGGGCCGGCGCTCGATGCCGACGACGGACCCGACGGCGGGGTCCGCGGCGAGCGCACGAACCACCGCGGTGCCGAGGTTGCCGGTCGCGCCGGTCACGACGATCCGTTGGCCAGTCATGGTCCCGGGTTAGCCCCCGCCGGGCCGGGCTAATCGTCCAGTCGCTGCAGCAACCGGCGGGCGGGCAGCGCCATCGCGCCGAGGCCGAGGGTCGCGGTCACGCCGTCGCGCGAGGTGACCAGGCGCTCCTCCACCTCGGCGAGCAGTTCGCGGCAGCGAGTCAGGTCCACGGTCGCCCCGGGGGCGGTCGTGGCGCGGACGGCGTGCGCCAGCTCCCGCAGGAGATCGGCGACCGTGTCGCGCGCCTCCGGCCACGGGTACAGGAACGGTTCGTGACCATGCGAGGCGGTGCGCACTGAGTCCACGAGCTGCTCCACGGGCGGCCACAGCGATGCGAGGGTCCGGAGTGGACGGTCGTGGACCAGCCCGGCGCGCGGGCGGCGCCGGCGGAAATTGAGGTAGCGGTCCTCCTGCGTCAGCAAGGCCGCGTCGTCGGCTTCGCGGGCGAGACTGCGGACGTCACGGATCTGGCCGAGCCACTCGTCGAGGTCTTCCGGCGGGTCGTCGGTGCGCACGACGCCGGCGGTCGCTTCGACCAGGTCGGCGATGGCGTGGGCCAGACGGTGGCCCGCGGCGGCGAGCCGTTCCCCGTGCAGGGGCGGGAAGAGCAGCACGTTGACGGCCAGCCCGATGGCGGCGCCGAGCGCGGTTTCCAGGAGGCGGTCGCCGAGCAGGCTGAGGTCCCGCGCCGTGCCGTAGGTGACCACCAGCATCCCGGTCACGCCGACCCACACCCCGGAACCGCCGAAGCGGCGCCACCCGCCGACGAGCAGGCCGGCGAACACGACGACCGCCAGCGCCCAGGTGAGGCCGGGCACCACCGCGGACACCACCGCCGCGAGCAGGACGCCGGTCGCGACCGAACCCACCTGCTGCAGCCAGTTGCGCAGGCTGCGGTACACCGTGACTTCGATGAGGAAGATCGCGGCGTACGGGGCCAGGAACGGCTGCGGCAGGCCGAGCACCAGCCCCGCGAGCAGCCACGCCGCGACCGCCGCGACGGTCGCCTTCGCGGCCTGGACCAGCGCGCGGCGTTCGGATCCTGGCAGGCGCAGCGCCCGCGCGAGCCAGCCCAGCGGGGATCGGTCGTCGCGCAGGAACGCGCGCAGCTTCCCGAGCGTTCCCGGCCGGCCGTCGGGCACGGCGTCAGCGCTGGGGCGCCGCCGCGCGCACCCGGCCGCCGGCGAGGACGACCGCAAGGGCGACGAGGGCGGTGAGGCCGTGCAGCCAGTTGTCGGCCCAGTTGATGTTCACCGGGTCTTCGTCCACCGTGCTGAACGTCGCCGAGAGGATCCCGTACGCGGTCAGACCGGCGAACGCGACGAACACGAACCAGCAGTAGCCGATGGTCCCGGACAGCTTCCGCGCCGCGAGCAAGCCGAGCAGGCCGACCGCGGTGTGCACGATGTTGAGCACGGTGCTGGTGCTGAATAGCCAGACCGTGCGCGTCGTGTCGTGTCCGAGGTGGGCCGTCTCCGGCACGAAGAACCCCGTGATGCCGAGTACGAGGTAGACGAGCGCGACCACACCGACGATCAGCCTCGGCCAGGAACGTGGGGTGTCTGCCATGGTTGCCTCCCTTCCCGGCCCGGCGGTTACCCCACCCGTCGGCTCGTACACGCCTCACCACCAGACCAGTGCCGCGAACGCGGCCACCCCGGCGAGCAGCCACGCCACGTAGTCGCCGACGTGCCCCGAATGGGCCCGGTGCAGCAGGTGCACACCGGAGCGCACGGCCGACGGTGCCCTCCCGCGCGACCACAACCCCGCCGCTGCGATACCCGCGGCGAGCACCACCGACGCCGCGGCGCCGATCAGGCCCGGGGTGGTCCACGCCACCTCCGCCGGCTCGACCGCCGAAGGGGGCAGGCCCGGGAGAACGTCGTGGAAGTACCCCGTCGGATCGGCTGCCTGCCCGCCCGCGAGCGCCGCCGTGTCGCGCAGCCACGCCAGGGTGCCCGCGGCGAGGGCGGCCAGCAGCAGGAGCACCACGGCGGCGAACATGGGAGCGGGGGTGCGGCGGATGGGCCGGCGCGTCTCGGGCTGCTCGCCGCCGCCGGTGGACCGGTCACCGGAGTCTCCGGACGGCGCGTGGCCGAGTCCGAAGTAGACCCGCAGCCCGGCCCTGACCGCCGTCCCGGCCGTCAGGGCGGAAACCGCGACGAACAGC encodes:
- a CDS encoding DUF47 domain-containing protein, which encodes MRLTPRGTKFFDLLTDAAANLVTATALLRDLVGAAPGERELMAKRLHEVEHQGDELTHTIMVELNSSFVTPFDREDIQALAAKIDDVLDFMDTAADLSVLYRVDAFPPGTETLVRVLCRCSELTAAAMPGLAKVGELEPYWIEINELENEADRVYRRILAQLFEPGADALEVLKTKEVVEQFELAADAFEHVADAVQTIAVKES
- a CDS encoding inorganic phosphate transporter, which translates into the protein MTGTAALVTVVVLTLFFDYTNGFHDAANAIAGAVSTRALTLRTALALAAVMNVAGALLSTGVAATVAKGVIDVPAGPHALSVVFAALAGAITWNLITWYFGLPSSSSHSLIGGMVGAALAAASTVHWTGIVEKVLVPMVASPLLGLGLGYVAMVGALWLLRRANPHRSGRVFRRCQILSASALALGHGLQDAQKGMGIIVLALVAAGRQTSFAVPLWVTLLCAGALSLGTYSGGLRIMRTLGRRVFPLDPPHGFVAESVASSVLYVTAFAVKAPISTTHVITAAIMGVGATRRLSAVRWGIARDIVLGWVLTFPAAAAVSAVVYFVVNAVS
- a CDS encoding DUF3618 domain-containing protein — its product is MNREFPETPEEVRIDRDATRAELAQTLDTLEQKLDVRPKITRGIDARLDQAEAKVGGVVGEPAAAKFRHGADTVRANPFPVFAGVLGLIIVLRLILRRRSPDDC
- a CDS encoding phage holin family protein, producing the protein MIEEVPAKPPEERSFGELVSDLTEQIKRLVRDEVRLAVFEVRKKSTRMGVGAGLFGAAGLVALFGGGAVVAAAIMALALVLPGWAAALVVAGVLFVLAGLTALVGRTQLKRGSPPMPEEAIEGVREDVEVVRQEVRS
- a CDS encoding DUF2795 domain-containing protein — protein: MSFPDHDTLSRHLAGVRYPCGRAELLRQATAAGAGDDVLGPLGALAAEARYDDLDGVWTALETNRSTSG
- a CDS encoding sodium:proton antiporter codes for the protein MSALTVLLGVAGLLALAAAVLPKLVADRPFSAPLVMLVAGVLLGIAPLPAPYGDGWADPAAHLAGVESFAQLGILVALAGAGLSVDRPFGPRRWLSTWRLLALAMPLAIAAVALLGWWWLGLAPAAALLLGSVLAPTDPVLAGDVGVPAPGAGPELARDNEVRFTLTTEAGLNDGLAMPFVVVALSLAGQPHGGAWVLTDVLLPLPVGVLAGLGTGRLLAWTMFRTPSSRVRLAEYADGLVLLALAFLPYALAELVHGNGFLAVFTAAVTVRNRERSHRYHDVLHSFGRQLERLFVAVALLGLGLALGDGLLRGLTVTEILLVFTVVFLVRPLTGLVSLIRSAARGRAASGIAFFGVRGIGTLYYLAHALHAVPVPGRASLWRVGALAVALSVLVHGILAQPLMRRIEARGDHVPLGRGDVPG
- a CDS encoding AAA family ATPase, giving the protein MFLGPTGVGKTELARALAEALFGDEDSMVRIDMSEYGEAHTVSRLIGAPPGYVGYSDAGQLTEAVRRRPYSVVLLDELEKAHPDLFNVLLQVLDDGRLTDGRGRTVSFADTVLIMTSNLGSDLVGSATEGALGFVRPSGEGASGSGDGLRERLMRRLRESFRREFLDRIDDIIVFRKLEAGQLDRITSLLLDRPKRRAQAQDVTVEFTPEAVRRISELGYEPQFGARPLRRAIQRHVDNPLSTMLLSGDLRPGSTVRVDAGEGGTDGLRFATTVSA
- a CDS encoding AAA family ATPase; its protein translation is MIGRDDEIEQTIEVLSRRTKNNPVLIGEAGVGKTAIVEGLAQRLADDDVPDVLSGRHVVQLDVTAMVAGTRYRGDFEERISALLTEIRERSDHLIVFVDELHTIVGAGGEGNQGAGNMLKPALARGELHIVGATTLAEYRTGIETDPAFERRFQPILVPEPPTDDAPAILPGLRDRYETHHQERYTDEALFAAVDLSDRYLTERHLPDKAIDLVDQAGARVRLRTRTRPDGERELQARFDELQREKDQAVAAEDFERASQLRDRAAELRRQLDERRGEAGTEEVTEAEAAEVVSRLTGIPATRLTESERERERLLNLEEHLHGRVIGQDDAVRALAEAVRRSRAGLAEPGRPSRDGRSAASCSSARPASARPSWPARSPKRSSATRTAWSAST
- a CDS encoding Clp protease N-terminal domain-containing protein; translation: MTGFFPRGPGDSPFDQFLAQFFGQTAPGRRPSSVDVTQLLSDPARKLVAEAAGLALDTGHPHVDTEHLLWAATRSASTAQLLQRAGVDVRRLSQVLERSRREAGSAGTAPARLAPAAKWTLLDAHRIARGLGSSFIGPEHLLLALAANGESAAGRLLSEQGVTPERLRSAGTERVGDRPAAIDTPLSTATARTSHCARAKAASTP
- a CDS encoding zinc-binding dehydrogenase encodes the protein MAEERAFDGVLVLGAGVVGQFAIASAKRQGAGRVFALDRIASRLEHARAQNAETVNFDDEDPVAVIGELTGGIGVDRVIDAVGGDAESPTTGSPPPADWTPGGAPAQAARWAVGAVAKAGSIGVIGVYPPGFDEFPFGLAMNKNLTLHMGNCNHRRYLPDLLELVHSGVVDPLRFITQHEKPTAAIEACETFDRREEGWLKTVLDVA
- a CDS encoding metallophosphoesterase, whose amino-acid sequence is MRIAAVGDVHLGEDSRGLLRPALDRLAGHADVLLLAGDLTRHGSLAEAQVAAEEFAGLPVPVAAVLGNHDHHSDRQDVVAALLAEAGITVLEGDAATFDLPGGTLGVAGVKGFGGGFAGKCASHFGEREMKDFVEHTMDSAARLREALVSLRTDVVVALTHYSPIPGTLHGEPPEIHPFLGSYLLCEPIDEVGADLALHGHAHFGTEQGVTPGGVRVRNVAQPVLRSAYAIYSVAREPATLS